tttataattttatcactaAATTATCAGTTCACGATACAATTCATGAATATTTTAGGAataaatttatgcaaaaattaatttctattaccaattaattaaacatttataaaattaactgacaaattttttttcgtgtataaaaaaatatttttcataaataaaaaattcgataccaataaattcaataaatcgataataaaaaaatttaataatattatcaaattactgaaaaaaaacattaattaagaAGAAAATGTGATAAAGTAATTACTGacttcaatacaaaaaaaaaaataccacgACCTATctcgatttttatttctcacaaGTGAAGTCTCGAGgtcaattaaatatcaaattctaactcatgaaaataaaaatataaataaatttctttgttataattaataatgaatttaaattattaaataacaaaaaatattaataattataataataataaataataaaaatttaattacctcaCTGCTAAACACCTCAAGTAAATGGCGCGAAATACCAAAACACTTAGTGATAATGACGCTTAAAACTCGACACAATTCAAAGATAACACAAACTTTAAccatgtaataataattatttaaaaataataataaattacagcGATAACTGTATTAAATTAGGAcgaatacaaaataaaaaatcctctGACGCCGAGTGTTCACAAGAGTCACGAAAACAATGCGACTGCACCGCTACCTTGCCGcgatatttaaaactaacGAGCTACCAAAATCCGATTATTGTTATACGCGAATGAGCTGATAAACTTTctgttattttatacatttatattaatacgcatgcgtttattaataatttttactacatatatttatctattattctgttattgttattattatctctaaaagtaataaaataattatataataaaaccgcgataaataatttaaatctaatcTTATCTCTTACTGACGCACTTAGCGAATcacttttacatttttttaaaatatttttaacaaaactttAATCGAAGATCAAACTAATTGAGATTTCGAgtattaaaagataaaaaaaaaaaatttaacttgacTTACGTAGtacacatttataaaatatattcttttcatatatttttatttttaaatatttgaataacttttttgactataaatttaatttaataaaattcttgattaataatttaaaattaatttattttaaaaatagtatttaatttgacttTGTTAAATCGACTGATAGTAAAGTCGATTATCTAAAGAATcgatatgtttttttttaaattaaatttattattttaattgatgacatagaaattttatttttaaataaatatttaattttttttggtttctatttttcaataatactaataattattatcattattatttagaataatcgATTGTTGGTACAATCGATAGGTTTCCCGCAAATTATTTcgatagtaattataatttattattttaaaaactttttaaatagaaaagaaTCAAATCcccgaaaaaataaatttacaaataaattcaaattgcaaataaaatttattaaaagaaaaaaattacaaaagcatacaaaaaataaaataaatcgtgACTTACGTTGTGACGTTAAATTATAAcctttaagaatatatatgtcatatatttatatataaatgattacGAGTTACGAGTAACTAGACAGACATGGAGAATAATAACGTACTGGTGTCAGctgtttgattttattttgtcatatagtgacaaattaataattacttgtcTGGAGCAgctattcaattaattaatttcatacattttaattagttaaaaccTCAAGTGTGATGTCATCATATATattgtgataaaatattttttactattaagagttttttgttattaataaaaattattattttcacgtaagttaatttatatttaaacaaataattgcgtgtatgatttattatttgagtcataattttctttgtacttatcaatatcaatgcatataaaaatttctttcttgTTCTATTTTTAGATTCAAGTGTTTAATGACAAAACAAATTGTTGTGTTTTCAATtaacttgattatttttataaataagtgattatatatatatatttataatttaaatgtaatagacaaaaaattatttaatcagttttatatattttagcaTCAAacggaataatattttaagattataaattatatttaatatttataagatttaatttgtttttttttttattaaattatagaaatttataatcgATTATTCTtgattaaaacaatttatttgattaatacGAGAAACCTACAGTCCCTACGTGACTGCCAGTGTATTactcaataatatataaaatatgatttaaatttaactgtttattaaaatccATACTCTAAAATTATCTCTAgaatcttttgtttatttctattattgaaatttaatgagaCAAATCTTATCATTAACTCGCAAACTTATTGATGTCGATGATTGTATAATTATaggatttatgaaaaaaaatctactcacgttcaaatttttttattagtcgtctaattttttttttttctctgataCCAAATCAaatctgtttaatttttattatcatagaaGACATGGCATagactaaatttttcttttttctctcaatttatgtataatagttatatatattcagtcatatttagtgacagaataattaaaatattaatttatttaaagaaaataaatacgatcgtCTTTTTCTCCGCATAATTTTAATGTTGTTCGaatgatatagataaatttatttatcttgatACTTGGCAATTAAAAGGAGTTTAAACCATGAAAAGGCACAAATCCAAGTCAAGACTTTTCTAatgatatcaaatttaataacattaagtGTATATCATATAGATATGgctgaaacaaaattttccttattctcttgataatatagataattttaaattgaatatttatataaaattatcaaataattaacttttgctctatgtaatttttaattcagttaTTAGTGAAAactataacaaaaattatttaattcaatatttgtATTCTGCAGTTAAAAATGTCGTGGTTCtttggaaagaaaaaaaataaagaatcaCCAACGGAATCAACTGAAGAAATATCACCAACAAGCCAAAATGATGATTacatattaattgaaaaacagGTAAATCCATTTGCACCAAATCTTCCGGGTTCTGATAGCGGCGGTAATTTACCATCAGGATCAAGTGCATTGTATCCAGCATTGAGTGGTGATCGTATGATCAATCAACCAATACCACCTTTACCTGGATCAAGACCAACAACTTcagctgataaaaatatattaggtGATACTCAAGcttatttaagtattattccatttgaattgaataaagaATTAGATAAAGATCCTGAATTAGATAGACTTCGTGttgatgaaatttcaaattttatttcacgaATCATGAGTGAAGACTATCAGTATGATTTTAGTGTTGAAAAGGGTGTTATCAATGAAATGGAAGCTGTaacagaataataataattattattagttatttttttaactgtatTTATTactcttaatattatttcgcgttactaatttcaaaaggacttatatttttatatagcaGAAGATCAGAACTTTTTCGCGCGacgtaaatgaaaaaaatttatgtactttGACTGCTTATGGGGTAGTTCCAAAAGTTAGCGGCCTTGGCTGATGTATCAGCATCTATAAGaaacatttcagaaatctaGTCATCCACTAGGTTTTTTactttccaattttttttttcattgcgcgaaaaacgttctGGTCTTCAGGTACATCGTGTAAAGCCAAAAAGgcgtacaatttttttttcattgtcaaTCGTcatgtagttttattttatagataaaaattggaaaaaaaaaaaaaataataaaagccaAAAGAGCATGTAGCTTAAATTATATGCCCTTTTggcttttcaaattttcactCTAGAATAAATCTACAATATaatttgcaattaaaaaaaaaacatttatacacccttttggttttaaactTAGTAACTAAAGccaaaaaaacttataaaaatataagtcttTTTGGAACT
The sequence above is drawn from the Microplitis demolitor isolate Queensland-Clemson2020A chromosome 3, iyMicDemo2.1a, whole genome shotgun sequence genome and encodes:
- the LOC103571941 gene encoding uncharacterized protein LOC103571941 — its product is MSWFFGKKKNKESPTESTEEISPTSQNDDYILIEKQVNPFAPNLPGSDSGGNLPSGSSALYPALSGDRMINQPIPPLPGSRPTTSADKNILGDTQAYLSIIPFELNKELDKDPELDRLRVDEISNFISRIMSEDYQYDFSVEKGVINEMEAVTE